The Podospora pseudocomata strain CBS 415.72m chromosome 1 map unlocalized CBS415.72m_1, whole genome shotgun sequence genome has a segment encoding these proteins:
- a CDS encoding uncharacterized protein (EggNog:ENOG503PYBE) produces MYFSTRALVTILLAAVARDVAAQAAVQTPDAPAPSAIPPEVLASQAASASAAASAAAAANEAAAAGGLRPLPGLQGGEAEAPAELRPLPNLAGDAAVVTPPPVAVTAPEAAEPVATVAPTLPAEEPAVEAPPALIPPPGLDAEAPAPELVVPPGLATPVVETPVVESPPPEVAAPAPEEPPAVIESFTPIVAEPTAEETAALAEPTEAAVVPPVVEEPAAAPVIGSFTRIVAEPTVEAPVETPVETPVEVPAETPAAEPVASEATGPAGVVETPAPVPIGSFSQVIVGTAPTLAVPQPVPTGAGGFVFLNSTTAGAGVAQPTGGLLPLPGVAAPSGGLLPIPGVAQPSGVAAPSGGLVTPPGLGGAGGETGSGSDGSGSGLVNPDGSTGTETLETDPNVTAGPGSGGTGANEVLTTLTTTNAEGVPTTLVTAVAQTTGPNGAQVTGTGNLANNGSTPALTAGGARLGEGINMKMSVLGGVVGMMVVLML; encoded by the exons GACCCCAGACGCACCGGCGCCCAGCGCCATCCCTCCAGAGGTTCTTGCCAGTCAGGCAGCAAGTGCcagtgctgctgcttcggcggcggcggcggcgaacgaggcggcagcagcaggaggattGAGGCCACTACCGGGGCTACAGGGCGGTGAGGCAGAGGCGCCAGCAGAACTTAGGCCTTTGCCCAATCTTGCTGGAGATGCCGCCGTTGTGACTCCTCCGCCCGTGGCGGTAACAGCTCCCGAAGCTGCGGAACCAGTAGCAACAGTGGCACCGACGTTGCCAGCGGAAGAACCGGCTGTTGAGGCCCCTCCTGCACTAATCCCACCTCCTGGCCTCGACGCGGAGGCTCCGGCCCCTGAGCTCGTGGTCCCTCCAGGTCTTGCTACACCG GTTGTGGAAACCCCTGTTGTCGAAAGTCCCCCTCCCGAAGTTGCGGCTCCAGCCCCTGAAGAGCCCCCTGCCGTCATCGAGTCCTTCACCCCTATCGTGGCCGAGCCCACAGCCGAGGAGACTGCCGCTCTTGCTGAACCGACCGAGGCCGCTGTTGTCCCCCCAGTCGTAGAAGAACCTGCCGCTGCGCCCGTCATCGGCTCCTTCACTCGTATCGTCGCTGAACCGACGGTCGAAGCCCCGGTCGAAACCCCGGTCGAAACCCCGGTCGAAGTCCCGGCCGAAACCCCCGCTGCCGAACCTGTCGCTTCCGAAGCCACTGGGCCCGCCGGTGTAGTCGAAACCCCCGCCCCGGTCCCAATCGGTTCATTCTCTCAAGTCATTGTTGGCACTGCCCCTACTTTGGCCGTCCCTCAACCCGTTCCCACCGGCGCTGGCGGCTTCGTTTTCCTCAACAGCACAACTGCTGGTGCCGGAGTTGCCCAGCCCACGGGTGGTCTTCTGCCTCTTCCTGGAGTTGCTGCTCCTTCTGGCGGTCTCCTCCCTATTCCCGGAGTCGCCCAGCCTTCTGGTGTCGCCGCCCCATCTGGTGGTTTGGTAACCCCTcctggtcttggtggtgctggtggcgaGACTGGATCTGGAAGTGATGGTAGCGGCAGCGGCCTCGTCAACCCAGATGGAAGCACCGGAACTGAGACTCTGGAGACGGATCCCAACGTCACTGCTGGCCCTGGATCTGGCGGTACTGGGGCAAATGAGGTTTTGACCACTCTTACTACCACCAACGCTGAGGGCGTACCTACCACTTTGGTGACTGCTGTGGCTCAAACCACAGGGCCAAACGGTGCTCAGGTTACTGGAACTGGcaacctcgccaacaacGGATCTACTCCCGCCCTGACGGCTGGTGGAGCCCGCTTGGGCGAGGGCATCAACATGAAGATGTCAGTTTTGGGAGGTGTTGTCGGTATGATGGTTGTCCTGATGCTTTAA